The genomic region ACGAGCCGGAGCATGGTGAGGAGGTTGGCGACGTTCCACAGGCTGGCCTGGTTGACGGCCGCCGCGCTCAGCTTCCCGCCGCGCGGAGTCTTCGAGCCCTGGGCGCCGGAGGCACCCGTACCAGAGGTTCCCTTGCCGGAGGCGCCGGAAGGGCCGGCAGCTCCACGCGTACCGGGCGCACCGGGCCCGCCCGCCGCGGATGCCGGGACTCCGGTCATCTGGCCGCCTCCTCAGTACACACGAGCGAGCCCGGGAGCGGCTCGGCCACCAGGTCGACACCTTCCGTACCGACCACCTTCGCCTCGACCATACGGCCGACGGTGAGACCCTCGCCGCTTGTGAACAGCACCTGGCCGTCCGTCTCGGGGGCCTGGTGCGCGGCACGGCCGTACGCGGCCTCCTCCTCGCCCGCGGAACCGGCGGAGCCGACCGAGCCGACGGACTCGACCAGCACCTGCAGGGTCTCCCCCACGCGCTCCTCCGCCCGCTGGGAGACCAGCTCCTCGGCGAGCCGGGACACGCGCGCGAGGCGCTCGGCGACCACGTCCTCGTCCAGCTTGTTCTCGTACGTCGCCGCTTCGGTGCCGTCCTCGTCGGAGTACCCGAAGACGCCGATGGCGTCCAGCCGCGCGCCCGTCAGGAAGCGCTCCAGCTCCGCCAGGTCGTCCGCGGTCTCGCCGGGGAAGCCCACGATGAAGTTGGACCGCACACCGGCCTGCGGGGCCTTGGAACGGATGGTGTCGAGCAGCTGCAGGAACTGGTCGGTGTTCCCGAAGCGCCGCATCGCGCGCAGCACCCCGGGGGCGGAGTGCTGGAAGGACAGGTCGAAGTAGGGCGCGATCTTCGGTGTCGAGGTCAGTACGTCGATGAGCCCGGGCCGCATCTCGGCGGGCTGGAGGTAGCTGACCCGCACCCGCTCGATCCCGTCGACGTCGGCGAGCTCGGGCAGCAGCGTCTCCAGGAGGCGGATGTCGCCGAGGTCCTTGCCGTACGAGGTGTTGTTCTCGGAGACAAGCATGACCTCCTTGACGCCCTGCTCGGCCAGCCAGCGCGTCTCGCCCAGGACGTCGGACGGCCGCCGCGAGATGAAGGAGCCGCGGAAGGACGGGATGGCGCAGAAGGAGCAGCGCCGGTCGCAGCCGGAGGCCAGCTTCACCGAGGCGACGGGGGAACCGTCGAGCCGGCGGCGCAAAGGGGCGCGGGGGCCCGACTCCGGAGCGAGGCCCTCCGGGAGATCGACGGGAGCGTGCCCCGGAAGGGCGACGTCCGCGCCGGCGCTCTGCCGCTCGGCCGGGCTGATCGGCAGCAGCTTGCGCCGGTCGCGCGGGGTGTGGGCGGCGTGGATTCCGCCGTTCAGGATCGTCTGGAGCCGGTCGGAGATGTCGGCGTAGTCGTCGAAGCCGAGCACACCGTCGGCCTCGGGCAGGGCCTCGGCGAGCTCCTTGCCGTACCGCTCGGCCATGCAGCCGACGGCCACCACGGCCTGCGTTCTCCCGTGGCCCTTGAGGTCGTTGGCCTCCAGGAGGGCGTCGACGGAGTCCTTCTTGGCGGCCTCGACGAAGCCACAGGTGTTGACGACCGCGACGTCCGCGTTCTCGGCGTCCTCCACGAGGTGCCAGCCGTCCGCCTCCAAGCGGCCTGCGAGCTCCTCCGAGTCCACCTCGTTACGGGCGCAGCCAAGAGTGACGAGTGCGACGGTACGGCGTTCAGGCATGGGCTCAAGACTACTTCGTCCCACTGACAGCCCACGTCGACGGGGTTGGCCGATCTTGGCCAACCCCGTACCTGCATGCCCCTTGAGGTCGCTTGTCCGACCTCTCGGTCGCTCATCCGACCTCGGGGTCGCCCTTCGTGTACGAGAGGCGCTCGACCTGGCCGGGCTGGAACTCGTCCGCGATCTTCTTGCCGTTGACGTAGAGCTGAAGCGCTCCCGCGTCACCGAGGACGAGGTCGATCTTCTCCTTGTCCTGGAAGGTCTTGGAGTCGCCCTTCTTCAGGAAGCCGTCGAAGAGCAGCCGCCCGTTGTGGTCCTTGGCCGAGATCCAGCTGCGCCCGTCGGGGGCGGTCACCTGGACGGTCACCTTGTCCTGCGGCGCGGCCGCGATGGCGCTGTCCGACGGGTCGGGCTTGGGATCGGCGGGCTTGGTCGGGGTCGGCTTGGTCTTGACGGGCTTGCTGGCGTCGGGCGTGGATCCCTCGGCGACCTGCGTCTTGTTGCCGCCGTCTTCGTCGTTGACCAGCGTGAACCCGACGAAGCCGATCACCGCGACGATCGCGGCGACCATGGCCGCGGTCCAGTTCGGACCCCGGCGCTCCGGACGGATCCGCTCGGCCTCGAACATCGGTGCGGCGGGGGTCGGCGCGGGCCGCCCGCCGTGCTCGTCGTCGTACTGGGCGAGCAGCGGCGCCGGATCGAGGTGGACGGCGCGCGCCAGCGTCTTGAGGTGACCGCGCGCGTAGACGTCGCCGCCGCAGGGCGTGAAGTCGTCCTGTTCGATCGCGTGCACGATGGCGATGCGGACCCTGGTGGCGTTGGTGACGTCGTCGACGGTCAGCCCGGCAGCAATGCGCGCCTGCTGCAGAGCATGGCCGATCGAAGGGCGATCACCCTTTTCGATTTCGATGGGAGGCTCGTCCTGAGGTGAGTTGTCGTCAGGGGAGTTGCCGATGGACACGGGGGCGCCTTTCGAGCGTGTAGCCACCTGTGCTGGAGGTTCAGTCTAGGGGGGTTACGAAAGGGTGGGGCAACCGGGCGGTGGGACTTTGTACGCCATCAGAACAGCCGGTCATCCTGATGGTGGGACACGTGCCTGTCCCTTCCCTCAACTTGACGTGCGACGAAGGGAAACGGTTGCTCACGTTTCCCTTACGGGTGAGTCACGTTCGAATCACCCACGTGGCCCTGACGTGCTCACCCACGTGGTCGTGGCCCTTCCGCAAGAGGAAACGGACTTCCCCGTTTCTCTACGGTTGAGCCTCCCCACGGATCACCGCGAGCACTCCGTCCAGCTCATCAGGTTTCACAAGAACATCACGTGCCTTGGAACCCTCGCTCGGACCGACGATGTTGCGGGACTCCATGAGGTCCATCAGGCGGCCGGCCTTGGCGAACCCGACGCGCAGCTTGCGCTGGAGCATCGAGGTCGACCCGAACTGTGTGGAGACGACCAGTTCGGCGGCCTGACACAGCAGGTCGAGGTCGTCGCCGATGTCCTCGTCGATCTCCTTCTTCTGCTTGGTGCCCACGGTGACGTCGTCCCGGAAGACCGGCGCCATCTGGTCCTTGCAGTGCTGGACGACGGCCGCGACCTCGTCCTCGGTGACGAAGGCGCCCTGCATACGGGTCGGTTTGTTCGCCCCCATGGGCAGGAAGAGTCCGTCGCCCTTGCCGATCAGTTTCTCGGCGCCGGGCTGGTCGAGGATGACCCGTGAGTCGGCGAGCGACGACGTGGCGAAGGCGAGCCGCGACGGCACGTTCGCCTTGATCAGACCGGTGACGACGTCCACGGACGGCCGCTGCGTGGCGAGCACCAGGTGGATACCTGCCGCGCGCGCGAGCTGAGTGATACGCACGATCGAGTCCTCGACGTCCCGCGGCGCGACCATCATCAGGTCGGCGAGCTCATCGACGATCACCAGCAGATACGGATAGGTCTTGAGCTCCCGCTCACTGCCTTCCGGCGTCTTGAGCTTGCCGTCGCGGATGGCCTGGTTGAAGTCGTCGATGTGCCGGTAACCGAACGCCGCCAGGTCGTCGTACCGCAGATCCATCTCCCGTACGACCCACTGCAGCGCCTCGGCGGCCCGCTTCGGGTTGGTGATGATCGGCGTGATCAGGTGCGGGATGCCTTCGTACGCGGTCAGCTCGACGCGCTTGGGGTCGACGAGGACCATGCGTACGTCCTCGGGGGTCGCGCGCACCATGACCGACGTGATCAGGCAGTTAATGCACGAGGATTTACCGGAACCGGTCGCTCCGGCCACCAGGACGTGTGGCATCTTCGCGAGGTTGGCCATCACATAGCCGCCCTCGACGTCCTTGCCGAGCGCGACCAGCATCGGGTGGTCGTCCTCCGCGGCGTCCGCGAGGCGCAGCACATCGCCGAGGTTGACCATCTCGCGGTCGGTGTTGGGGATCTCGATGCCGACCGCGGACTTGCCGGGAATCGGGCTGATGATCCGCACGTCCGGGCTGGCGACGGCGTACGCGATGTTCTTGGCGAGCGCCGTGATCCGCTCGACCTTCACGGCGGGGCCGAGTTCGACCTCGTAGCGCGTGACCGTCGGGCCGCGGGTGAAGCCGGTGACGGCGGCGTCGACCTTGAACTCCATGAAGACGTTCGTGAGCGAGGCGACCACGATGTCGTTGGCGGCGCTGCGCGACTTGCCGGGGCCGCCGCGCTCCAGAAGATCGAGCGACGGCAGGGAGTAGGTGATGTCGCCGGAGAGCTGGAGCTGCTCGGCGCGCGGCGGCAGGTCGCGCGGTGCCTCGGGGGCGGGCTTGGTCCGGTCGGCGACCTCGGCCTTCAGCATCTCCTGCTTGGGCCTGGCGCCCTTGGCCCGCGCGCCGGGCACCGGCGTCGGCTCCTGGCGCCCGCCTGTGACCTGCCCGCCCGTGTCCTGCCCACCGGTGTCCTGGCGGTCGCCGCGATCCGCACCGACGCCCTGCGTCAGATCGGCCACCAGCGCGCTGGGAGGCATCCCGTGCATCACGGCACCGTCGAGCGCCGCCGCGGCGGCCGCGGCCACGTCCACGGCGTCCATGGGCCGGTCCAGCGCGGGCTGCTGCACGGCGGGCCGCCTACGGCGGCTCCGGCGCGCGGAGAGCGCCTCCTGCTCGGCCCCGTCCGGGTCGTACGCCTCGGGTGCCTCCCGGCGCCGCCGGGGGCTCGCGGGCAGCGCTTCGCGCCACTGGTCGTCGTACCGCTCGTCGTCCTCAGCGAAGCCGTCGTCCGTCACCGGAGGGTGTGCGAGGCCGAGCCTGGCGCCCAGCAGCCGCAGCCGCTGCGGAATGGCGTTGACCGGCGTCGCGGTGACCACCAGCAGCCCGAAGACCGTGACCAGCCCAAGGAGCGGTACGGCGAGGACTTCGCCCATCGTGTAGGTCAACGGAGTCGCCGCGCCCCAGCCGATGAGCCCGCCGGCGTCCCTTATCGCCTGCATGCCGTCGCTGCGCGCGGGCGCCCCGCAGGCCATGTGGACCTGGCCGAGCACACCGATGAGAAGGGCGGACAGACCGATCACGATGCGGCCGTTGGCCTCGGGCTGCTCGGGGTGCCGGATGAGGCGTGCGGCGATGACCCCGAGCAGTATCGGCACCAGCAGGTCGAGGCGGCCGAAGGCACCGGTCACCAGCATCTCGACGAGGTCACCCACGGGACCGCGGAGGTTGGACCAGGTCCCGGCCGCGACGATCAGCGCCAGCCCGAGCAGCAGCAGCGCGAGACCGTCCTTTCGATGCGCCGGGTCGAGCCCCTTCGCGCCCCGCCCTATGCCCCGGAACACGGCGCCGACGGCGTGCGCGACACCCAGCCACACGGCGCGCACCAACTTGTACACGCCGCTGGTCGGGTTGGGCGCCGGCTTCGGAGGCGCGGCTTTCTTGGCCGCGGCCTTTTTCGCGGGCGCCCTTTTCGCGGGAGCCTTCTTGGCGGGGGCCTTCTTCGCCGCAGCCTTCCTGGGCGCTGCCGCCTTCTTCGCGGGCGCCTTCTTGGCTGCGGACTGACGTGAGGCCATGGGTGTGAGGTTACCGGGGGAGACCACAACGGACACGTGTGCACCCTGCTTCACCCGTTCGTGTCGCCCCCGCGAAGCACCGAACTGACGCCGCCTCAACGCCGATCCCGGCCCGGGACAACGGCGTTCGCCTCGCCAACGGCTCGTAGAGGCGCGGGAATTCACCCGGACCGGCCCACCAAACAGCCAGGTCCACACCTCCTGCTGGACGCCCGCACGCCCAGCAGGTGACACACCGGCCTCTGCGAACCCGGAGCCGAACTCAGTTTCTGTGCCCGAGCCGGGCTCAGTTCTGCGAGGGCAGCGAAGCAGCCCCGTTCCCCGTCCCCGGTTCCAGCGCGTCCAGCGCTCGGCGCAACCCCGTGAGTTTGCGTTCGAGATGGGCCGCGGTGGCTACCGCGGCCGCGTCCGCCGAGTCGTCGTCGAGCTGTTTGGAGAGGGCCTCGGCCTGCTCCTCGACAGCCGCGAGCCGCGCGGAGAGTTCGGCGAGCAGCCCGGCCGGCTCCTTGGTCGCGCCGAGCGCCGCCTTGCCGCCACCGCCCTCCAGCTGGAGCCGCAGCAGCGCGGCCTGCTCCCGGAGTTGGCAGTTCTTCATGTAGAGCTCGACGAAGACCGAGACCTTCGCGCGCAGCACCCACGGGTCGAACGGCTTCGAGATGTAGTCCACCGCACCCGCCGCGTATCCCCGGAAGGTGTGGTGCGGGCCGTGATTGATCGCCGTGAGGAAGATGATCGGGATGTCCCGCGTCCGTTCTCGCCTCTTGATGTGCGCGGCGGTTTCGAAACCGTCCATGCCCGGCATCTGGACGTCCAGCAGAATGACCGCGAAATCGTCCGTGAGCAGCGCTTTGAGCGCTTCCTCCCCGGAAGATGCCCGAACCAGTGTCTGATCGAGCGCGGAGAGGATCGCCTCCAGCGCCAGCAGATTCTCCGGCCGGTCATCGACCAGAAGGATCTTGGCCTTCTGCACCATGGCCCGCCCTCCTCGCCCCGGCAGTGCACCGGGCGCCGCCCCAGGGGACGACTCCCTTGCGTCGCCCGTCCTTGTGCCGGTCATGGTAGCCGCACCCCGCCTGTCGCCACACCCTGTCACCGCGATGTCACTGTGCACGAAGCAGAAACGTAGCGGGAGACCAGAAGGTTCCCCGAATCCCGGGTTTCTACACGGCCTCGGGCACACTCAGTCAACAGCCGGGCGCGCCCGGGCCGTCGCCCAAGCGCCCCTGGCCATCTGGCCTCTCCCGGCCGCCCGGTCATCCCCGCCGACCTGTCACTGTTCGCGCATCCACTGCTGCATGACCGCGAGCAGGTGATCGGGATCGACCGGCTTCGTGACGTAGTCGGAGGCTCCCGACTCGATCGCCTTCTCCCGGTCGCCCTTCATCGCCTTCGCGGTGAGCGCGATGATCGGCAGCCCGGCGAACTGGGGCATCCGGCGGATCGCCGTCGTGGTCGCGTATCCGTCCATCTCGGGCATCATGATGTCCATCAGAACGACCGTCACATCGTCGTGCTGTTCCAGCACTTCGATGCCCTCGCGGCCGTTCTCGGCGTACAGCACCGACAGTCCGTGCTGTTCCAGGACGCTGGTGAGCGCGAACACGTTGCGGATGTCGTCGTCGACGATCAGCACCTTCTCGCCCTCGAAGCGGATGACGGCGCGCGTGTGCCCGGCCGCCTCCTCGCCCCCGAGGGTCCAGGAGTCCCGGGCCTGCGGGTGCGGCCCCGAAAGGGCGGGCCGCGGCTGGGCCGTGGGCATCGCCCTGCGACGCCGCCTGAAGAGCGCGGCGGCCCCGTTCTGGGTCTCCTGGTACGACCTGACCTCGGCGGGCGTATCCACGTAGCCCCCGTTCCCGTCCTCCGAGCCCGCCGGAAGCTCCGCGCTCTCCATGGCCGGACCGAGCTGCGGATAGCCCTGGGGCGGCAGTTCGCTCGGGTGCAGCGGCAAATACAGCGTGAAGGTCGAGCCGCGTCCCGGCTCGCTCTGCGCGTGGATCTCGCCGCCCAGCAGTCGCGCGATCTCCCGCGAGATGGACAACCCCAGTCCCGTACCGCCGTACTTGCGGCTCGTCGTGCCGTCCGCCTGCTTGAACGCCTCGAAGATCACCCGCATCTTGCTCGCCGCGATACCGATGCCGGTGTCCGCCACGGAGAACGCGATCAGATCGGCGTCCGCGTCCCGCAACGAGCCCGCCTCCAGGAGCTGTTCCCGGATGGCGACCGGCACCTCCGCGCCCGCGGGCCTGATGACCAGTTCGACCGCTCCGGAGTCGGTGAACTTCACCGCGTTGGAGAGCAGGTTGCGCAGCACCTGAAGAAGCCGCTGCTCGTCCGTGTGCAGCGTGGCCGGCAGCTCCGGAGACACCCGTACGGAGAAATCGAGGCCCTTCTCCGCCGTCAGCGGACGGAAAGTGGCCTCTACGTAGTCGACGAGTTGGACCAGCGCGATCCGTGTCGGTGACACGTCCATCTTGCCCGCCTCGACCTTGGACAGGTCGAGGATGTCGTTGATCAGCTGCAGCAGGTCGGAGCCCGCGCCGTGGATCGTCTCGGCGAACTCGACCTGCTTCGGGGTGAGGTTGGAGTCCGCGTTGTCGGCGAGCAGCTTGGCCAGGATCAGCAGCGAGTTGAGCGGCGTACGCAGCTCGTGCGACATGTTGGCGAGGAACTCGCTCTTGTAGCGCATGGAGACCGCGAGTTGCTCGGCGCGCTCCTCCAGGACCTGCCGCGCCTCCTCGATCTCGGTGTTCTTGACCTCGATGTCGCGGTTCTGCTGGGCCAGCAGCTCGGCCTTCTCCTCCAGCTCGGCGTTGGACGCCTGGAGGGCCTTCTGCCGGTTCTCCAGCTCCGCCGACCGCTCCCGCAGCTGCTCGGTCAACTCCTGCGACTGCTTGAGCAGTACCTCGGTCTTCGTGTTGACCGCGATCGTGTTGACGCTCGTCGCGATCATCTCGGCGATCTGGTTGAGAAAGTCCTTCTGGATGTGGGTGAACGGCTGGAACGACGCCAGCTCGATCACGCCCAGAACGGTCGCTTCGAAGAGCACCGGCAGCACGATGACATGCGCCGGGGGCGCCTCACCGAGCCCGGACGCGATCTTCAGATACCCCGGCGGCACGTTCTCCACGAGAATCGTCCGCTTCTCCTTGGCGGCCGTCCCGATCAGCGTCTCCCCCGGCCGGAACGACGTCGGCATCGAGCCCATGGAGTACCCGTACGACCCGAGCATGCGCAGCTCGTACGAGTCGTCGTGCGCGGCGCCCACGTCCTTGCCGTCGTCCAGCGGCATCGCCAGGAAGAACGCGCCGTGCTGCGCCGAGACCACCGGAGTGAGCTCGCTCATGATGAGCGAGGCCACGTCGGCGAGGTCGCGCCTGCCCTGCATCAGACCGGAGATCCGGGCGAGGTTGCCCTTCAGCCAGTCCTGTTCCTTGTTGGCGATGGTGGTGTCGCGGAGGTTGGCGATCATCTTGTTGATGTAGTCCTGAAGTTCCTGGATCTCGCCGGAGGCGTCCACGTCGATCTTCAGGTTGAGGTCGCCACGCGTCACCGCGGTCGCCACGCGCGCGATGGCACGCACCTGCCGGGTGAGGTTCCCGGCCATCTCGTTCACCGACTCGGTGAGGTCGCGCCAGGTGCCGTCGACATCGCGTACCCGCGCCTGGCCGCCCAACTGGCCCTCCGTGCCCACCTCGCGGGCGACTCGGGTGACCTCCTCGGCGAACGACGACAGCTGGTCGACCATCGTGTTGATGGTGGTCTTCAGCTCCAGGATCTCGCCGCGCGCGTCGATGTCGATCTTCTTGGTCAGGTCGCCCTTGGCGATGGCCGTGGTGACCATCGCGATGTTGCGCACCTGGCCGGTCAGGTTGGACGCCATGCCGTTCACGGACTCGGTGAGGTCCTTCCACGTACCGGACACGCCCGGTACGTGCGCCTGGCCGCCGAGGATGCCGTCCGTGCCCACCTCGCGGGCCACCTTCGTGACCTGGTCGGCGAACGAACTCAGCGTCTTCACCATGGTGTTGAAGGTGTCGGCGAGCTGCGCGACCTCGCCGCGCGCCTCGATCGTCACCGTCCTCGTCAGGTCGCCGTTGGCGACGGCCGCCGCGACCTGCGAGATGTTCCGCACCTGCATGGTGAGGTTGTAGGCCATCAGGTTGACGTTGTCGCTGAGGTCCTTCCAGATGCCCGTGATCCCGGGCACCCGCGCCTGGCCGCCCAACTGGCCCTCGGTGCCCACCTCGCGGGCCACCCGGGTCACCTGCTCGGCGAACGACGACAGCTGGTCGACCATCGTGTTGACCGTCGTGACCAGTTCGAGGATCTCGCCCCTGGCGTCGACGGTGATCTTCTTGGACAGGTCTCCCATGGCGACCGCGGTCGTGACCTCGGCGATGTTGCGCACCTGGATGGTCAGGTTGTTCGCCATGAAGTTCACGGACTGCGTGAGGTCCTTCCAGGTGCCGGAGACACCCTGCACCTCGGCCTGTCCGCCGAGGATGCCCTCCGTGCCCACCTCGCGGGCCACCCGCGTGACCTGCTCCGCGAAGTTCGAGAGCTGGTCGACCATCGTGTTGAGGGTGTTCTTGAGCTCCAGGATCTCGCCACGCGCGTCCACGTCGATCTTCTGCGACAGGTCACCCCGGGCCACCGCCGTCGCGACCTGCGCGATGTTGCGCACCTGGGCGGTGAGGTTGCCGGCCATGCCGTTCACCGAGTCGGTCAGATCGCGCCACACGCCGGCGACGCCGGGCACCTGCGCCTGACCGCCCAG from Streptomyces sp. NBC_00878 harbors:
- the rimO gene encoding 30S ribosomal protein S12 methylthiotransferase RimO, with protein sequence MPERRTVALVTLGCARNEVDSEELAGRLEADGWHLVEDAENADVAVVNTCGFVEAAKKDSVDALLEANDLKGHGRTQAVVAVGCMAERYGKELAEALPEADGVLGFDDYADISDRLQTILNGGIHAAHTPRDRRKLLPISPAERQSAGADVALPGHAPVDLPEGLAPESGPRAPLRRRLDGSPVASVKLASGCDRRCSFCAIPSFRGSFISRRPSDVLGETRWLAEQGVKEVMLVSENNTSYGKDLGDIRLLETLLPELADVDGIERVRVSYLQPAEMRPGLIDVLTSTPKIAPYFDLSFQHSAPGVLRAMRRFGNTDQFLQLLDTIRSKAPQAGVRSNFIVGFPGETADDLAELERFLTGARLDAIGVFGYSDEDGTEAATYENKLDEDVVAERLARVSRLAEELVSQRAEERVGETLQVLVESVGSVGSAGSAGEEEAAYGRAAHQAPETDGQVLFTSGEGLTVGRMVEAKVVGTEGVDLVAEPLPGSLVCTEEAAR
- a CDS encoding helix-turn-helix domain-containing protein — encoded protein: MSIGNSPDDNSPQDEPPIEIEKGDRPSIGHALQQARIAAGLTVDDVTNATRVRIAIVHAIEQDDFTPCGGDVYARGHLKTLARAVHLDPAPLLAQYDDEHGGRPAPTPAAPMFEAERIRPERRGPNWTAAMVAAIVAVIGFVGFTLVNDEDGGNKTQVAEGSTPDASKPVKTKPTPTKPADPKPDPSDSAIAAAPQDKVTVQVTAPDGRSWISAKDHNGRLLFDGFLKKGDSKTFQDKEKIDLVLGDAGALQLYVNGKKIADEFQPGQVERLSYTKGDPEVG
- a CDS encoding DNA translocase FtsK, with translation MASRQSAAKKAPAKKAAAPRKAAAKKAPAKKAPAKRAPAKKAAAKKAAPPKPAPNPTSGVYKLVRAVWLGVAHAVGAVFRGIGRGAKGLDPAHRKDGLALLLLGLALIVAAGTWSNLRGPVGDLVEMLVTGAFGRLDLLVPILLGVIAARLIRHPEQPEANGRIVIGLSALLIGVLGQVHMACGAPARSDGMQAIRDAGGLIGWGAATPLTYTMGEVLAVPLLGLVTVFGLLVVTATPVNAIPQRLRLLGARLGLAHPPVTDDGFAEDDERYDDQWREALPASPRRRREAPEAYDPDGAEQEALSARRSRRRRPAVQQPALDRPMDAVDVAAAAAAALDGAVMHGMPPSALVADLTQGVGADRGDRQDTGGQDTGGQVTGGRQEPTPVPGARAKGARPKQEMLKAEVADRTKPAPEAPRDLPPRAEQLQLSGDITYSLPSLDLLERGGPGKSRSAANDIVVASLTNVFMEFKVDAAVTGFTRGPTVTRYEVELGPAVKVERITALAKNIAYAVASPDVRIISPIPGKSAVGIEIPNTDREMVNLGDVLRLADAAEDDHPMLVALGKDVEGGYVMANLAKMPHVLVAGATGSGKSSCINCLITSVMVRATPEDVRMVLVDPKRVELTAYEGIPHLITPIITNPKRAAEALQWVVREMDLRYDDLAAFGYRHIDDFNQAIRDGKLKTPEGSERELKTYPYLLVIVDELADLMMVAPRDVEDSIVRITQLARAAGIHLVLATQRPSVDVVTGLIKANVPSRLAFATSSLADSRVILDQPGAEKLIGKGDGLFLPMGANKPTRMQGAFVTEDEVAAVVQHCKDQMAPVFRDDVTVGTKQKKEIDEDIGDDLDLLCQAAELVVSTQFGSTSMLQRKLRVGFAKAGRLMDLMESRNIVGPSEGSKARDVLVKPDELDGVLAVIRGEAQP
- a CDS encoding two-component system response regulator → MVQKAKILLVDDRPENLLALEAILSALDQTLVRASSGEEALKALLTDDFAVILLDVQMPGMDGFETAAHIKRRERTRDIPIIFLTAINHGPHHTFRGYAAGAVDYISKPFDPWVLRAKVSVFVELYMKNCQLREQAALLRLQLEGGGGKAALGATKEPAGLLAELSARLAAVEEQAEALSKQLDDDSADAAAVATAAHLERKLTGLRRALDALEPGTGNGAASLPSQN
- a CDS encoding HAMP domain-containing protein, with amino-acid sequence MESGAATRGTKTRAKGGQSPSNQRKPRNGTTEVDTAALNRMLAALVSMRDGNFRKRLTVSGDGVMSEIAAVFNEVADRNLHLTGELARVRRMVGREGKLTERLESGACEGSWATAIDNSNALVDDLVRPVSEVGRVLSAVAEGDLSPRMELRAQAADGNGHPLRGEFLKVGRTVNNLVDQLSTFTDEVTRVASEVGTEGKLGGQARVRGMSGSWKDLTDSVNTMAYRLTAQVRDIALVTTAVAKGDLSRKVTVHVAGEMLELKNTVNTMVDQLSSFSSEVTRVAREVGTEGELGGQAQVPGVAGVWKDLTDSVNLMAGNLTAQVRGIAQVTTAVANGDLSQKVTVSARGEVAQLAETINQMTETLRTFADEVTRVANEVGGEGRLGGQANVPGAAGTWKDLTDSVNTVFRNLTTQVRDIAAVTTAVANGDLSQKVSVEVAGEMLELKNTVNTMVDQLSSFGVEVTRVAREVGVEGELGGQAQVPGVAGTWKDLTDSVNTAFRNLTGQVRNIAQVTTAVANGDLSQKVTVDVSGEMLQLKNTVNTMVDQLSSFADQVTRMARDVGTEGRLGGQARVDGVSGTWKDLTDSVNFMAGNLTSQVRNIAQVTTAVARGDLSQKIEVDARGEILELKNTINTMVDQLSAFAEQVTRVAREVGTDGRLGGQAQVPGVAGVWRDLTDSVNGMAGNLTAQVRNIAQVATAVARGDLSQKIDVDARGEILELKNTLNTMVDQLSNFAEQVTRVAREVGTEGILGGQAEVQGVSGTWKDLTQSVNFMANNLTIQVRNIAEVTTAVAMGDLSKKITVDARGEILELVTTVNTMVDQLSSFAEQVTRVAREVGTEGQLGGQARVPGITGIWKDLSDNVNLMAYNLTMQVRNISQVAAAVANGDLTRTVTIEARGEVAQLADTFNTMVKTLSSFADQVTKVAREVGTDGILGGQAHVPGVSGTWKDLTESVNGMASNLTGQVRNIAMVTTAIAKGDLTKKIDIDARGEILELKTTINTMVDQLSSFAEEVTRVAREVGTEGQLGGQARVRDVDGTWRDLTESVNEMAGNLTRQVRAIARVATAVTRGDLNLKIDVDASGEIQELQDYINKMIANLRDTTIANKEQDWLKGNLARISGLMQGRRDLADVASLIMSELTPVVSAQHGAFFLAMPLDDGKDVGAAHDDSYELRMLGSYGYSMGSMPTSFRPGETLIGTAAKEKRTILVENVPPGYLKIASGLGEAPPAHVIVLPVLFEATVLGVIELASFQPFTHIQKDFLNQIAEMIATSVNTIAVNTKTEVLLKQSQELTEQLRERSAELENRQKALQASNAELEEKAELLAQQNRDIEVKNTEIEEARQVLEERAEQLAVSMRYKSEFLANMSHELRTPLNSLLILAKLLADNADSNLTPKQVEFAETIHGAGSDLLQLINDILDLSKVEAGKMDVSPTRIALVQLVDYVEATFRPLTAEKGLDFSVRVSPELPATLHTDEQRLLQVLRNLLSNAVKFTDSGAVELVIRPAGAEVPVAIREQLLEAGSLRDADADLIAFSVADTGIGIAASKMRVIFEAFKQADGTTSRKYGGTGLGLSISREIARLLGGEIHAQSEPGRGSTFTLYLPLHPSELPPQGYPQLGPAMESAELPAGSEDGNGGYVDTPAEVRSYQETQNGAAALFRRRRRAMPTAQPRPALSGPHPQARDSWTLGGEEAAGHTRAVIRFEGEKVLIVDDDIRNVFALTSVLEQHGLSVLYAENGREGIEVLEQHDDVTVVLMDIMMPEMDGYATTTAIRRMPQFAGLPIIALTAKAMKGDREKAIESGASDYVTKPVDPDHLLAVMQQWMREQ